A region of Leptidea sinapis chromosome 4, ilLepSina1.1, whole genome shotgun sequence DNA encodes the following proteins:
- the LOC126979936 gene encoding 15-hydroxyprostaglandin dehydrogenase [NAD(+)]-like → MYETKDITCVVTGGAQGIGLAIVENFLVNGAKHVIILDYNEEEGNKVVKELQNKYSGDCVFIRCDITRDLDSVYSELIKKYKHIDVFVNNAGISDTDNPRRTMNVNAVSLIEWTFKVYEDMRIDKGGKGGTIINIASILGYENTPILPTYQASKHAVIGFTKSLGHEVNYNQTGVRVVAICPGMTTTNLERNSNEKRSDTLTRMLLEKLITQEPDNVGKGTLDVYKNAESGTFWLVEQSQPPLKVNLEVKFGSSGNSIV, encoded by the coding sequence ATGTACGAAACTAAGGATATAACTTGCGTTGTTACTGGTGGAGCTCAAGGAATCGGGCTCGCAATCGTCGAAAATTTTCTTGTCAATGGTGCCAAACATGtaattatattagattataacgAGGAAGAGGGAAATAAAGTTGTTAAGGAACTGCAAAATAAATACAGTGGTGATTGTGTTTTTATTCGTTGTGACATAACTAGAGACTTAGATTCAGTTTATAGTGAACTCATCAAGAAATATAAACATATAGATGTATTTGTAAATAACGCTGGAATATCTGATACTGATAACCCCAGAAGGACGATGAATGTTAACGCCGTTTCACTTATAGAATGGACTTTCAAGGTTTACGAAGATATGAGAATCGATAAAGGAGGAAAAGGAGGTACCATTATAAATATAGCTTCTATACTTGGTTATGAAAATACACCAATTCTGCCAACGTACCAGGCATCAAAGCACGCTGTAATTGGTTTCACAAAATCATTGGGTCACGAAGTAAATTACAATCAGACGGGTGTTAGAGTTGTTGCTATATGTCCAGGTATGACCACCACAAATCTAGAGAGAAATTCGAACGAGAAACGCAGTGACACATTAACTCGAATGTTATTAGAAAAACTCATTAcccaagaacctgataatgttGGCAAGGGGACTCTGGATGTGTACAAGAATGCTGAAAGTGGAACTTTTTGGCTTGTAGAACAATCGCAGCCTCCCCTTAAAGTAAATCTAGAAGTCAAATTTGGCTCGTCAGGAAATAGTatcgtataa
- the LOC126979937 gene encoding 15-hydroxyprostaglandin dehydrogenase [NAD(+)]-like, giving the protein MYETKDITCVVTGGAQGIGLAIVENFLLNGAKHVIILDYNEEEGNKVVKKLQNKYSGDCVFINCDITRDLDSVYSELIKTYKHIDVFVNNAGILDTDNPRRTMNVNAVSLIEWTFKVYEDMRIDKGGKGGTIINIASVVGYENIPFLPAYQASKHAVIGFTKSLGHNVNYNQTGVRVLAICPGLTTTNIEKNSNEKRDDPVMRLLSEKFITQEPDNVGKGTLDVYKNAESGTYWLVEQSQPPIKVNLEVKLGL; this is encoded by the coding sequence ATGTACGAAACTAAGGATATAACTTGCGTTGTTACTGGTGGAGCTCAAGGAATCGGGCTCGCAATCGTCGAAAACTTTCTTCTCAATGGTGCAAAACATGTGATTATACTAGACTATAACGAGGAGGAGGGAAATAAAGTTGTTAAGAAACTGCAAAATAAATACAGTGGtgattgtgtttttattaattgtgaCATAACAAGGGACTTAGATTCAGTTTATAGTGAACTCATCAAGACATATAAACATATAGATGTTTTTGTAAATAACGCTGGAATATTAGATACTGACAACCCCAGAAGGACGATGAATGTCAATGCCGTTTCGCTTATAGAATGGACTTTCAAGGTTTATGAAGATATGAGAATCGATAAGGGAGGAAAAGGAGGTACCATTATAAATATAGCTTCTGTTGTTGGTTATGAAAATATACCATTTTTACCAGCGTACCAGGCATCAAAGCACGCTGTAATTGGCTTCACAAAATCACTGGGTCACAATGTAAATTACAATCAGACTGGTGTTAGAGTTTTAGCTATATGCCCAGGTCTGACAACCACAAATATAGAGAAAAATTCGAACGAGAAACGCGATGATCCAGTAATGCGATTGTTATCAGAAAAATTTATTAcccaagaacctgataatgttGGCAAGGGGACACTGGATGTATACAAGAATGCTGAGAGTGGAACTTATTGGCTTGTAGAACAGTCGCAGCCTCCGATTAAAGTCAATCTTGAAGTCAAATTGGGCTTGTAA